One segment of Dolichospermum sp. DET69 DNA contains the following:
- a CDS encoding serine protease, with the protein MKRQIAMISCLLLLPYPVSATETQTKTTKLLTQTSQRCKLQPADPENGIYSDPQLQTIAKQITVRVRDKERGASGTIFARKDNSYLVVTNSHVVRRINNINIITADGQKYAGKILPDTNFDKFDLAIVEFTSNQKYCLPSEIADRIASFDINLETPVMSAGYAVSEDKLVLTTGKIQQIISQPSLKDGYEIGYTSDIQPGMSGGAIISNTGNLIGINGISSYPLSNSAYTYTNGKRPTNTEIQEFRKLSWGIPIKTVLAQVRPEVLTAYNLPLPDIKQQIAEVPLTGWLGELEAKAKQITVRIDSSSGANGSGIIIAKEGDIYTVLTAAHVVCKPPDKPGKCEPNTYKILTVDGKQYPVEPSTIKLEEGVDLAVVKFTSRENYQVATLANYPTKDYEYMFTAGYPRLGEKSPWRFTLGQIYSQERGLLQTTQSDFNNNSSGTAQAAVSLTGGYELVYSSITFGGMSGGPVLDSQGRVIGIHGRTEGQAAIDNNSSSQETIQLGNSLGIPVSTFLALATRLNTQAQKVETTPTPELNQQKVRSIKTAILSVDVSQGNTTASQWLERGNQLWRLRRYPEAIQAFDAAIKQKPKFIHLAYYGKGLALARSGEYPEAITALPALQQSVQSQPDFVPAWLLLSAVYKESNQLDKALAAIDKAIQLQPNNPNLYNQKSVVLIDLKRYREAAAAINKAIELSPRAAFYVNRGIVRDELGDKPGAIDDYNQAIKINPNYADAYYNRGSVRNELGDKQGAINDYNQAIKINPNYALAYNNRGVVRNELGDKQGAIDDYNQAIKINPNYAQAYTNRGIVRYKLGDKQGAIDDFNQAIKINPNYAQAYAGRGIVYYQLGDKQKAREDLQRAAQLFMAQGNTALYEKIMGLLKRL; encoded by the coding sequence ATGAAACGTCAAATCGCCATGATCTCCTGCTTACTGCTGCTACCTTATCCAGTGTCAGCAACAGAAACCCAAACCAAGACGACAAAACTACTTACACAGACATCGCAAAGGTGCAAATTACAACCAGCAGACCCAGAAAACGGTATTTATTCAGACCCACAATTACAAACCATTGCTAAACAAATTACAGTTAGAGTCAGAGACAAAGAAAGAGGCGCTTCCGGGACAATTTTCGCTAGAAAAGATAATTCTTATTTAGTAGTTACTAATTCCCACGTTGTCAGAAGAATTAATAATATCAATATTATCACAGCCGATGGTCAAAAATATGCAGGTAAAATTTTACCTGATACTAACTTTGATAAATTCGATTTAGCTATAGTAGAATTTACATCTAATCAAAAATATTGTTTACCATCAGAAATTGCTGACAGAATCGCCTCTTTTGATATTAACTTAGAAACACCAGTTATGTCCGCAGGCTATGCTGTATCTGAAGATAAATTAGTATTAACAACAGGAAAAATACAACAAATAATTTCTCAACCCAGTTTAAAAGATGGTTATGAAATTGGCTATACCAGCGATATTCAACCGGGAATGAGTGGCGGTGCAATTATTAGTAATACAGGAAATTTAATAGGAATTAATGGCATTAGTTCCTATCCTTTGTCCAATTCTGCTTATACTTATACCAACGGAAAACGCCCCACAAATACAGAAATTCAAGAATTTAGAAAACTCAGTTGGGGAATACCCATTAAAACCGTTTTAGCTCAGGTAAGACCAGAAGTTCTTACCGCTTATAATTTACCTCTACCAGATATTAAACAGCAAATAGCAGAAGTACCATTAACAGGGTGGTTAGGAGAATTAGAAGCAAAAGCTAAACAAATTACCGTCAGAATTGATAGCAGTAGCGGTGCTAATGGTTCAGGAATTATTATCGCTAAGGAAGGAGATATTTACACCGTTTTAACTGCGGCTCATGTAGTTTGTAAACCACCAGATAAACCGGGAAAATGTGAGCCAAATACCTATAAAATCCTCACAGTAGATGGTAAACAATATCCCGTAGAACCAAGCACCATTAAATTAGAAGAAGGGGTAGATTTAGCAGTAGTTAAATTCACCAGTCGGGAAAATTATCAAGTTGCAACTTTAGCCAATTATCCCACCAAAGATTATGAATATATGTTCACTGCTGGTTATCCCAGGTTAGGAGAAAAATCACCTTGGCGGTTCACATTGGGACAGATTTATAGTCAGGAAAGAGGGTTATTACAAACTACCCAATCAGACTTTAACAATAACAGTTCTGGTACAGCCCAAGCAGCAGTTTCTTTAACAGGAGGATATGAATTAGTTTATAGTAGTATCACCTTTGGGGGCATGAGTGGGGGACCTGTATTAGACTCTCAAGGGCGGGTAATTGGTATTCATGGCAGAACTGAGGGACAAGCTGCTATTGATAATAATAGTAGTAGTCAAGAAACTATCCAATTAGGTAATAGTTTGGGTATTCCGGTGAGTACATTTTTGGCATTAGCTACCCGACTGAATACCCAAGCACAAAAGGTAGAAACCACCCCAACACCAGAACTAAATCAACAGAAAGTTAGGTCTATTAAAACAGCGATTTTATCAGTAGATGTTTCCCAAGGCAATACTACCGCCAGTCAATGGTTAGAAAGAGGAAATCAACTGTGGCGGTTACGTCGTTATCCAGAAGCAATACAGGCTTTTGACGCAGCAATTAAGCAAAAACCAAAGTTTATTCACCTAGCTTATTATGGCAAGGGTTTGGCGTTAGCTAGGAGTGGAGAATATCCAGAGGCTATAACTGCATTACCTGCATTACAGCAATCGGTGCAATCTCAACCTGATTTTGTTCCTGCTTGGTTGTTGCTAAGTGCAGTTTATAAAGAATCAAACCAACTGGATAAAGCCTTAGCAGCCATAGATAAAGCCATTCAACTCCAGCCTAATAATCCTAATTTGTATAATCAGAAGTCGGTAGTTTTAATAGATTTAAAAAGATATAGAGAAGCAGCAGCAGCGATAAATAAAGCCATTGAACTCAGTCCCCGTGCAGCATTTTACGTCAACCGGGGAATTGTCCGTGATGAATTAGGAGATAAGCCAGGAGCAATAGATGATTACAACCAAGCTATCAAGATTAATCCTAACTATGCCGATGCCTACTACAACCGGGGAAGTGTCCGTAATGAATTAGGAGATAAGCAAGGAGCAATAAATGATTACAACCAAGCTATCAAGATTAATCCTAACTATGCCCTAGCCTACAACAACCGGGGAGTTGTCCGTAATGAATTAGGAGATAAGCAAGGAGCAATAGATGATTACAACCAAGCTATCAAGATTAATCCTAACTATGCCCAAGCCTACACCAACCGGGGAATTGTCCGTTATAAATTAGGAGATAAGCAAGGTGCAATAGATGATTTCAACCAAGCTATCAAGATTAATCCTAACTATGCCCAAGCCTACGCCGGTCGGGGAATTGTTTATTATCAACTTGGTGACAAACAAAAAGCCAGAGAAGACCTGCAACGAGCAGCGCAATTGTTCATGGCTCAAGGGAATACTGCTCTTTATGAAAAAATAATGGGTTTATTAAAAAGGTTGTAG
- a CDS encoding COP23 domain-containing protein has product MQLPALTSVLAFTALTVTLSVNPGLSQEIPKQEVSFACRSISYKSNTERVPTTMAFVPDKKPEPYVPIIAWKSDSFPSSEWTPKKRCEQVSKKFQQFHQQGRLDYLTTGKLNGLGVICAAKPGECNKNNILFSVRPGVNPTTVLAELNDIREGRTSDLTWQNSGENTYLNLGEYLKKISK; this is encoded by the coding sequence ATGCAACTACCAGCATTAACTAGTGTCTTAGCATTCACCGCATTGACAGTTACCCTGAGTGTTAACCCTGGTTTGAGTCAAGAGATTCCCAAGCAAGAAGTTAGTTTTGCTTGTCGTTCAATTTCTTACAAAAGTAATACGGAAAGAGTTCCCACTACCATGGCCTTCGTTCCCGACAAAAAACCTGAGCCTTATGTACCCATTATTGCTTGGAAATCTGACTCTTTTCCCAGTAGCGAATGGACTCCTAAAAAACGCTGTGAACAAGTAAGTAAAAAATTCCAGCAATTTCACCAACAAGGCCGATTAGATTATTTAACTACCGGTAAGTTGAATGGTTTGGGAGTTATCTGTGCGGCTAAACCTGGTGAATGCAATAAAAACAATATTTTATTTAGTGTCAGGCCAGGTGTAAATCCCACTACAGTTTTAGCCGAACTTAATGACATCAGAGAAGGTAGAACTTCAGACCTAACTTGGCAAAATTCAGGTGAAAATACTTACTTGAATCTGGGTGAATATCTCAAAAAAATCTCTAAATAA
- a CDS encoding serine/threonine protein kinase, with product MPLILKGRKGHYQTIKPLGKGGFGATFQAIDLDSVNQRQCVIKRLNINDNPEIADKIVEAIKAAFDREAQVLEFLGDNNGNIPTLYDYFSLTAPAFGQQKELEFKYSVQQYIQGEDLSQELRRKVRFSETDILDFLKQILPIIQFIHDQNSIHRDIKPSNIVRETATQKLFLIDFGAVKQVVSGETNIKKSVPIFTKVYASPEQRPEEGRIGEIYPSSDLYSLAVTCLELLTGTTPVDYLDNNYRNWRQQASIITSPSLANILDKMLKINPRHRFQSAAEVMTAVNESQITTQPDHSVNNNNTKPINKPAHNLKFLLIKSAFLITLITIGVMGINIYLQPSIKVVEYAKAGVKFKYPKNWQETPAIDKITRIIPKNTISSSLTPEFFITIDELFQSESLEDYTKFSIGQIEALGQNAKIIKSGRIQLGETQGHQVVYESRDNIHKVNFQEMQVWIVNGKKAYILTYRAEDKSYPEFAKTVEDTIIKSFRLEKSTSEKSTNPIW from the coding sequence ATGCCCCTAATATTAAAGGGGAGAAAAGGACATTATCAAACTATTAAACCTCTGGGAAAAGGAGGATTTGGTGCTACTTTTCAAGCTATTGATTTAGATTCTGTGAATCAGCGTCAATGTGTGATCAAACGATTGAATATTAATGACAACCCGGAAATTGCTGACAAAATTGTTGAAGCAATCAAAGCAGCTTTTGATCGAGAAGCTCAGGTTTTAGAATTTTTAGGTGACAATAACGGGAATATTCCCACATTATATGATTATTTTTCCCTGACCGCTCCCGCTTTTGGTCAACAAAAAGAACTTGAGTTTAAATATTCAGTACAACAATATATCCAAGGTGAAGATCTGTCTCAAGAACTCAGAAGAAAAGTTCGTTTTTCCGAAACAGATATTTTAGATTTTTTAAAGCAAATTTTACCGATTATACAATTTATTCATGATCAAAATTCTATCCATCGAGATATTAAACCCAGTAATATTGTTAGAGAAACAGCAACACAAAAACTATTTTTAATTGATTTTGGGGCGGTTAAACAAGTTGTTTCTGGTGAAACAAATATAAAAAAATCTGTACCTATTTTTACAAAAGTGTACGCTTCTCCTGAACAAAGACCTGAAGAAGGAAGAATAGGAGAAATTTATCCGTCTAGTGATTTATATAGTTTAGCTGTTACTTGTCTGGAGTTACTCACAGGTACAACTCCTGTTGATTACCTTGACAATAATTACCGAAATTGGCGACAACAAGCTAGTATAATTACTAGCCCTTCTCTAGCTAATATTTTAGATAAAATGCTCAAGATTAACCCTAGACACCGGTTTCAATCAGCAGCAGAAGTTATGACGGCTGTAAATGAATCTCAAATAACCACACAACCAGATCATTCAGTCAATAATAATAATACAAAGCCCATCAATAAACCAGCTCACAATTTAAAATTTTTACTCATAAAATCGGCTTTTTTAATAACTTTAATAACTATTGGTGTGATGGGTATTAATATTTATTTGCAACCATCAATTAAAGTAGTAGAATATGCAAAAGCTGGGGTTAAATTTAAATATCCTAAAAATTGGCAAGAAACACCAGCAATAGATAAAATAACGCGAATTATCCCGAAAAATACGATTTCATCTTCTCTAACTCCAGAATTTTTTATCACTATAGATGAGTTATTCCAGTCGGAGTCTTTGGAAGATTATACTAAGTTTTCTATCGGACAAATTGAAGCATTAGGACAAAATGCGAAAATTATCAAATCTGGACGAATACAACTTGGTGAAACACAAGGTCATCAAGTAGTTTATGAGAGCAGAGATAATATCCACAAGGTAAATTTCCAAGAAATGCAAGTATGGATTGTTAATGGTAAAAAAGCCTATATTCTCACCTATCGCGCTGAAGATAAATCCTATCCAGAGTTTGCGAAAACTGTGGAAGACACCATAATTAAATCCTTTAGACTGGAAAAATCCACATCTGAAAAATCCACAAATCCAATCTGGTAA
- a CDS encoding phospho-N-acetylmuramoyl-pentapeptide-transferase, with the protein MDAKLSPNQSVNFSGIGLASLLALLLSTTALIFDWMGNRTPWYTNSLTLPLLLSAVGVTVLGQWVIPLLQALKTGQIIREDGPQAHLKKAGTPTMGGVFFIPVAVIIAGILSDFSENVLAVSALTLSYGFIGWIDDWQILRRKSNKGISPKMKLALQVIFGAVFCGWLMFKGDFSITNIYLPWWGLSLPLGMLFWPVAGFVLVAQSNATNLTDGVDGLAAGTVAIAIFALGVIIAPTSPDLMVFCAAVSGSCLGFLAYNRNPASVFMGDTGSLALGGALAAVALLTNTLVALFILSGIFFVETLSVMAQVGYYKATKGPDGKGKRLFKMAPLHHHLELTGWSELQVVAVFYIIAAFLASVCIMSIK; encoded by the coding sequence GTGGACGCTAAATTATCTCCTAATCAAAGTGTGAATTTTTCGGGAATTGGGTTGGCCTCCTTGCTGGCTCTGTTACTCAGTACGACAGCCTTGATTTTCGATTGGATGGGAAATAGGACTCCCTGGTATACTAATTCCCTTACCCTACCTCTTTTATTGTCTGCTGTTGGTGTAACAGTTCTGGGACAGTGGGTAATTCCTCTGTTACAAGCACTGAAAACGGGGCAGATTATCCGGGAGGATGGACCCCAGGCACATCTAAAAAAGGCGGGGACACCAACTATGGGGGGTGTGTTTTTTATCCCTGTAGCGGTGATAATTGCTGGCATATTATCCGATTTTTCGGAAAATGTCCTAGCGGTTTCTGCTTTAACACTCAGCTACGGTTTCATTGGCTGGATAGACGACTGGCAAATTTTGCGTCGTAAGTCTAACAAAGGAATTTCTCCAAAAATGAAGTTAGCTTTGCAAGTTATCTTTGGGGCTGTATTTTGTGGCTGGTTGATGTTTAAAGGTGATTTTAGTATAACTAATATCTATTTACCTTGGTGGGGTTTATCCTTACCTTTAGGAATGTTGTTTTGGCCTGTCGCGGGTTTTGTTCTAGTTGCCCAGAGCAATGCTACTAATTTAACAGATGGTGTTGATGGTTTAGCTGCGGGAACAGTAGCGATCGCTATTTTCGCATTAGGTGTGATTATTGCGCCAACTTCTCCCGACTTGATGGTTTTCTGTGCGGCTGTCAGTGGTAGTTGCTTAGGGTTTTTAGCCTATAATCGCAACCCCGCTAGTGTTTTTATGGGTGACACAGGTTCTTTAGCTCTAGGTGGCGCTTTAGCTGCTGTTGCACTGCTAACAAATACCTTAGTAGCACTATTTATTCTGAGTGGGATTTTCTTTGTAGAAACTCTCTCTGTTATGGCACAAGTTGGTTATTATAAAGCTACAAAAGGACCAGATGGCAAAGGTAAGCGCTTATTTAAAATGGCTCCTTTACATCATCATTTAGAATTAACTGGTTGGTCAGAGTTACAAGTAGTGGCTGTATTTTATATTATCGCTGCTTTTCTGGCATCTGTTTGTATTATGTCTATAAAATAA
- a CDS encoding DUF3134 domain-containing protein — MLDSPLREAPRNQRASVIPLKQESSMLDWLRLGGRLIARDIHETDSREDVEVISDFLGADDGISDIDYDDDDAGPDED; from the coding sequence ATGTTAGATTCTCCTCTCCGTGAAGCCCCCCGAAACCAACGAGCATCGGTTATTCCCTTAAAACAAGAGTCTTCCATGCTAGATTGGTTGCGGCTGGGTGGCCGACTCATAGCCCGTGATATCCACGAAACAGACTCGCGGGAAGATGTAGAAGTAATATCCGATTTTCTGGGCGCAGACGACGGAATTAGTGATATTGATTATGATGATGATGATGCAGGTCCTGACGAAGACTAG
- a CDS encoding PAP/fibrillin family protein, with the protein MIGKSTLIDLIVGTNRGLLANQQQQQAILAAIANLEDFNPTPNPLAASNLLEGNWRLLYTTSKALLKIDRFPFCKLGQIYQCIRVESNSIYNIAEIYGIPSLEGLVSVAAKFEPVSGRRVQVKFQRSIIGLQRLIGYTTPENLIQQIELGKKFTAFDFLIQSEQQQGWLDITYIDDDLRIARGNEGSVFVLSKT; encoded by the coding sequence ATGATAGGCAAATCAACTCTCATAGATTTAATTGTTGGCACAAATCGCGGTTTGTTAGCAAATCAGCAACAACAACAAGCTATCTTAGCAGCGATCGCTAACTTAGAAGATTTTAATCCTACACCCAATCCATTAGCAGCTAGTAATTTACTAGAAGGCAACTGGCGACTACTATACACCACAAGCAAAGCTTTATTAAAGATAGATCGTTTCCCCTTTTGTAAACTTGGTCAAATTTACCAATGTATTCGGGTAGAAAGCAACAGTATCTACAATATAGCTGAGATTTACGGGATTCCTTCCCTAGAAGGATTAGTCAGCGTTGCTGCTAAATTTGAACCAGTATCGGGGCGGCGTGTCCAAGTAAAATTCCAACGTTCTATTATTGGTTTACAAAGGCTTATTGGCTATACAACACCAGAAAACTTGATCCAACAAATTGAATTAGGCAAAAAATTTACAGCTTTTGATTTTCTCATTCAAAGTGAACAACAACAAGGTTGGCTAGATATTACTTATATAGATGATGATCTCCGTATTGCCAGGGGGAACGAAGGTAGTGTTTTTGTATTAAGTAAGACATAA
- a CDS encoding photosystem I reaction center subunit IV → MVQKGSKVRVLRPESYWFQDLGTVVSVEKSAIKYPVIVRFDKVNYSNLTTANYAVDELIEVEAPKAKPAAKPAAAAK, encoded by the coding sequence ATGGTTCAAAAAGGTTCTAAAGTACGTGTTCTCCGCCCTGAGTCCTACTGGTTTCAGGATCTTGGTACAGTGGTTTCTGTTGAAAAAAGTGCCATCAAATACCCTGTAATTGTCCGGTTTGACAAAGTTAACTACTCCAACCTCACTACTGCCAACTATGCTGTAGATGAGTTAATCGAAGTAGAAGCACCTAAAGCGAAACCAGCAGCAAAACCAGCAGCAGCAGCAAAATAA